From a single Drosophila sulfurigaster albostrigata strain 15112-1811.04 chromosome 3, ASM2355843v2, whole genome shotgun sequence genomic region:
- the LOC133841820 gene encoding uncharacterized protein LOC133841820, translated as MLDKLPDDCQLRIIRYVKDLTDQMALRHVCKSLRDNVEYHWKQHIREIYVQGAELEHFEEYPDDMHALLKQTCGTVTSIVMSRGSANLLPEWEGYEFPKVTSLDAEIFNTDNDPDDDVNMMTKMFPNIVHLSLQSNATGRYMWRWTRLISMHFYCCESLDPRMLLRTFVKVPVHKLTILFYGYSVNLGDDLVGASMLPFLEELVIDDHHLLGDFMPNLMKLPKFTRLAFYTRDYYEHLLQSVAKLAPLRVNALSFFDAFWSSDRLCDDIERMSNLRRLVLQDDDIEASQLHTLCSRLKNLEELHLINMRSLPTTHQIWGVVEAAENLELLNLTGCTLDPDFLKQSTSRLSVVLKNRDPQSFTINLSETLAEEDMKKTQNALKHPSLIVAYDFIDLDGWTSRFIEIGFDPIDEEESED; from the exons ATGTTAGACAAACTACCCGACGATTGTCAATTGAGGATTATACGATATGTGAAAGATTTAACGGATCAAATGGCACTCAGGCACGTCTGCAAGAGCCTACGTGATAATGTGGAATATCATTGGAAACAACACATCAGGGAGATTTATGTACAAGGAGCTGAGCTGGAGCACTTCGAGGAGTATCCCGACGATATGCACGCACTACTGAAGCAGACCTGTGGAACTGTCACGAGCATTGTAATGTCTCGAGGATCGGCGAATCTCTTGCCGGAGTGGGAGGGCTATGAGTTCCCCAAAGTGACAAGCTTGGACGCTGAGATCTTCAACACAGACAACGATCCGGACGATGACGTCAATATGATGACCAAAATGTTTCCCAACATCGTGCACCTCTCTCTTCAAAGCAATGCTACCGGCAGATATATGTGGAGGTGGACACGGTTGATATCAATGCATTTCTATTGTTGCGAATCTTTAGATCCTCGGATGTTGTTACGCACCTTTGTCAAGGTACCTGTGCACAAACTCACAATACTCTTCTATGGTTATTCAGTCAATTTGGGAGATGATTTGGTGGGTGCCTCAATGCTTCCATTTTTGGAGGAACTTGTGATCGATGATCACCATCTGCTGGGTGACTTTATGCCGAATCTGATGAAGCTGCCCAAGTTTACGAGGCTCGCCTTCTACACTCGTGACTACTACGAGCATCTGCTGCAATCGGTGGCCAAGTTGGCGCCACTCCGCGTCAATGCGCTCTCCTTCTTCGATGCTTTCTGGAGCAGCGATAGATTGTGCGACGACATCGAGCGTATGAGCAACCTGCGTCGTCTGGTGCTGCAGGACGATGACATTGAAGCGTCACAGCTGCACACCCTCTGCTCCCGGCTAAAGAATCTCGAGGAGCTGCATTTGATCAACATGCGATCGCTGCCCACTACCCATCAGATCTGGGGCGTTGTCGAGGCTGCTGAGAATTTAGAGCTTCTCAATTTAACCGGCTGCACATTGGATCCGGATTTCCTAAAGCAGAGCACCAGTCGGTTGTCGGTTGTGCTTAAGAACCGCGACCCACAATCATTTACGATTAATCTTTCCGAAACCCTCGCGGAAGAGGACATGAAGAAG ACCCAAAATGCCCTGAAGCATCCGAGTTTGATAGTTGCCTATGATTTCATCGATTTAGATGGTTGGACCTCACGTTTCATCGAAATTGGGTTCGATCCGATTGATGAAGAAGAATCAGAAgattaa